From the genome of Rhizophagus irregularis chromosome 29, complete sequence, one region includes:
- a CDS encoding uncharacterized protein (SECRETED:cutsite_VTA-SK; SECRETED:prob_0.8297); SECRETED:SignalP(1-20), translating to MIRFILNSLLLLFFSGIVTASKDFDVVMGNKDFKITKSLSAVYSQHVSHPSEGYHKAEFNLNTNLPSFNPDQSGVESVICKTGANGKRKITFSLKDKKAVDDINKWPEEIMLLISHKWTCFGKRSTQFFTATDRVINESKLVVTFAIEESDFPHNSEDYDLNVNWVHGNQTNNNTYHRNLEEGFGGVSIDISNNIGLNILFDSKSGKSSSPDLKIISNNDMRLLCTNCFTKGDATLALRIRGKIFPPKVKEASITLNGNFLMNLDFALESSQEASINNRKISSAKDITILSIGLGPFNIPDILNVGPSIDLVAAADVNTGTSETLEFGGDFSLPNFNVQASFEGEPKFTQSGFTPIVNAHTPNAGIEASASISASLKPQLAFGISVLKGRIFKETVGFELVGTLENSFTIGSSCESNTHPIHFESSLDGNIGFFVNNEDFTILNFPTLPLLDKCL from the coding sequence atgatcaggTTCATTTTAAATTCGCTTTTACTCCTTTTCTTTTCTGGAATTGTTACCGCATCAAAAGATTTTGATGTTGTTATGGGTAACAAAgactttaaaataacaaaatcacTCAGTGCTGTCTATAGTCAACATGTTAGTCATCCTTCAGAAGGTTATCATAAGGCAGAATTTAATCTAAATACCAACTTACCATCATTCAATCCTGATCAAAGTGGTGTAGAAAGTGTTATTTGTAAAACGGGAGCAAatggtaaaagaaaaattactttCAGCTTAAAGGACAAAAAAGCGgttgatgatattaataaatggcCTGAAGAAATTATGTTATTAATTTCACATAAATGGACATGTTTTGGTAAAAGGTCTACCCAATTTTTTACGGCTACTGATAGAGTTATAAATGAATCTAAATTAGTTGTAACATTTGCTATTGAGGAAAGCGATTTTCCACACAATTCAGAAGATTACGATCTAAATGTTAATTGGGTCCATGGaaatcaaacaaataataacacTTATCATCGTAATCTAGAAGAAGGATTCGGCGGTGTTTCAATTgatataagtaataatataggTTTAAATATCTTATTTGACTCAAAATCTGGTAAATCTTCAAGTccagatttaaaaattataagtaataatGATATGAGATTGCTTTGCACTAATTGTTTTACGAAAGGTGATGCTACTCTTGCATTGAGAATTAGGGGTAAAATTTTTCCTCCTAAAGTAAAAGAAGCTTCAATTACTCTTAATGGAAATTTTCTCATGAACCTTGATTTTGCCCTTGAATCTTCACAGGAGGCAAGTATTAATAATCGTAAAATTTCTTCAGCTAAAGATATTACTATTTTAAGTATTGGTTTAGGTCCTTTTAACATACCAGATATATTAAATGTCGGTCCTTCAATTGATCTTGTTGCTGCTGCCGATGTTAATACGGGAACAAGTGAAACTCTTGAATTTGGTGGTGATTTTAGTTtaccaaattttaatgttCAAGCATCATTTGAAGGCGAACCAAAGTTTACGCAATCCGGATTTACCCCTATAGTTAATGCACATACTCCAAATGCTGGTATCGAAGCTTCTGCTAGTATTTCTGCTTCATTAAAACCACAACTAGCTTTTGGTATAAGTGTACTTAAAGGtcgaatttttaaagaaacagtTGGTTTTGAATTAGTTGGAACTCttgaaaattcttttacaaTTGGTAGTAGTTGTGAAAGTAATACTCATCCGATACATTTTGAATCTTCTCTTGATGGTAATATAGGTTTTTTCGTAAATAATGAAGATTTcactatattaaattttcctACCCTACCTTTATTagataaatgtttataa